From Bombina bombina isolate aBomBom1 chromosome 1, aBomBom1.pri, whole genome shotgun sequence:
atgtaaaagtttaaaaccttataatataaataaatattttgtgaagACTTATTGCAATGTAATCCTAAAGTATACATACGTACTATGGAAAAtaaaattgtctttaaagggacactaaactgctcaactgcaaaataataaaaactactcaccatgttatggtagcccctgggagttcgaagtaacgggaaggggatttgaccgttggaggaattaggcctagtgtgtgattggttggtatctgtaagggggcgggcttagcacgcgctgttacgcttttaaggaaagagcgggagaatctgtcatcagattatttatcaaacctATGTGGAAAGTGCTTGTTCGTTGAAATTCTGGTGATGGCGCAGTTTGATgagatttttgaccaacttaagttggaagctgccaaaatgggccctacctggctcgaggaTAAGTTACGTTCCTTTGTTTAGCCCGGTTATCGAACCCAGGGACGATATCGAGGATGCTGCTTCGAGACCTGTGAGGCGTTCGAGGCCCCCAGTTTGTTCGGATCCGGATCCGGAGGGGAGTAATGGCGGacggagaaaatccagccccagtccggggttaaaggcggctgtgaggaagaagtcaagttctagttccGGAAGTCGACAGGCCGGAGCTGAGGTTTCGGATAATGCTATGCtgtccgggagcacttgttcccTACCGGAACAATTTGAAGAGCCTGTaaagaagggtgattctttgcctaagggtaagacggccaatttatGCCAAAAAGTAGTATTTAAGGGAAAAAGGCAAGTTAGTAAAggtgacggcccgccgaggcctagttTACCGAGTGGGGGTAAGGAGCAAGTGAGTGTAGGTAGGTTAGAAAGTGCTTTAGTGAGAAAGAAAGGTGAGGGATTGAAGGTGTCGGGTCTGACCGAGCTGCCTCAGGCGGTTgaagaacagttacataatgtttcaaaaacgGCACAGATTTTAAGGCCTGGTAGTAATATTGAGGAACAGGCTTATCGAGCATTAGACGAGAGGGTTGAAGGGCTTGAAGTCAGTGAGAGTCAGCATGACACTGAGGTTGATAACGGTGTTGGAGAATTagctttatatttagattcttctgaggaggattttattcctccttctcccagtgtagttaaCACCATTCGCCAGTTTAGACCGTCAGTCAGGGTTCCAAGTGATTTGGTTTtaaggggtgagttaagaaatttgaggggtaggaatgttgatgtagttaaaaatttacctgtctctaacgatgtttttcttttagaagggaatgagactgGGTCATGGCCTGAGAATTCTCCGGGttttttaatggtgggaaatgacggcctaagtggggatgcttatggtctgcaggaatcctggacggaaaatatcaggcttgATATTGAGGACGGCATTCCGGGggcggaacgttttaatgcaaggggagaagaaacaagggtgagtacggccaacaattttaattttggtcttcaaGGCATAATGGGACAGAGTCTTAATAATACTtttcatagctcggttaattctgttcaacgtccaaacaggtctgggattgggagaatacaaggtagaggtagacaacgcaagaggtatggggatttaaggggagaaAGGTTTGAGGTTTCATCTGCTAAGAGGGGTAAGGgtgttttagtggatagtaggttggttatgtctacggctagtaggggcattggaatttgggcaccttcagggggtttgtcacatgtttcttttttgcagGCGGAAAAAGGTCAACAATTAATAGCTAATACGGATCCCAGgactactggtttccagaatatagagaaggttacggctgcatctcaaggggaTCCGTCTGCAGCGTCTCAGGATCctggtacaggtaatgagggatctggggctgtgaatctgaatgtgggggttgaaacagttggtgtgcatgctgatcctttatctataactgttgtagcgggtttaagggacttgttagccaagttAGAAGGGGCCAAAGTCTCGGGGGGAGttgccaattcatgggttccccctggattggctcctcaaaatgggGTATTAGGGATTGTTGGTGAAGGAACAAAAGATGTAGGGTCGGTACCCCAATCTCAAGTGGTTGGTTTGTCCCAGCCAAAAGtggctaatgttgataataaagcgTCTGGGGGTCCTGAGCTTAAGATTGCTGACACGGccttggccaggtcttgtttgtgttctatcgggcctttgggtatgcacttgacggttgagttaagggaaaagatatacaagagagagtttattgaattattttccctccttcctcttgaccagtcttttgagatacctgaagactcaaaaaaggatgcgtccaagaaggaggaggaagagaggaaaaaacgTTACAGAAagttaccaaaaacatttactaactggttccaggcttttgttatttatgctagtgtatttgctgttaagttccctgatcatGGCGCGGCTCTTTTTTGCTATTTAGATGAAATagccgctgctcagagaacatatgggggtatggcttggtgggtttatgatgaacaattttgacaacgtttgtcggttaagcctgagatgaaatgggatgatcgtgatatgggtctatggctaaaagtgatgaccccgttaaggtcttcgcagccttttcgcgGGGGTGCCGGCAGGTCTCTTCAAAGTGGTTcgtcggcaacagtcaaaaaaggtttctgttttgctttcaatgaaaagttctgtaaatggggatcgtcctgtaaattcagacacgaatgctcagggtgtgggggatcccacccttccattaagtgtttcaaaaagaacaaattgggaggaacccaggagcttcctgaaaaagggattaactccggtgaggctaagcgggatggagctgtggctcgtactctacACTAAACAGAAGGGCTTTGGTGAAAAGGCCTTATTATTGctgcatggttttgagtttggtttcagaatcccatcttcagggggtgttgttcattacaggggtaaccttaagtctgctagggaatggcctgaggttgttaggagtaaacttgagaaggaggtttctttgggtcgaatggcaggtccttttaaaatctctcctatccctcatttgcgtatttctcctttaggagtggttcctaagaaccAACCTGGTAAATTTCGTCTTATTCACCATTTATCTTTTCCAAAGGATGGATCTgtgaatgatgatattccggatgaattatcgtctgtgtcttatacatcatttgatatggcagttaatttggttagagaggctggtcaatttgctttaatggctaaagtggatattgaggctgcttttcggttacttccggttcatccttcttcacattatctgttgggttgttgttttgaggggtctttctacattgacctttgcttcccgatgggttgttctatttcttgttctttgtttgagtgttttagttcctttttggaatgggtcgTTAAATTCAAGTCTGGATTCTCGTCAgtagtccattatttggatgattttctttttgttggtccccctgattcggacgtttgtttgaagttaagggattgtttttattcaatggcatctgattttggggttcctattgcaatggaaaaatctgagggtccagttacggcccttaaattcttGGGTATTACAATCGATTCCAAAAAAATGGAATGTAGTCTACCTGTTGAAAAGAtcgtggatttgtcagaaatgattcagcattttttggtggaccgtaaggtgactttgagagaaatgcaatctctgctgggaaaattgaattttgcttgcagaatcattcctattggtagagttttttctagaagaatgtcactggctacgtctggtgttagtaagcctcatcactttgtaaggattaaaaaaggccacaaggatgatttgaaagtttggttggagttccttaaaaattttaacggtgttgcaatatttatggaagctaggatctctaatgttgatttggatttgataacagatgcagctggtggtgttggtttcggggcttattttcaggggcattggtgtgcagaggtgtggcctcaagagtgggtcgaGTTGGGTTTAACTaggaacctagttttccttgaactatttccgattctggtggctctgtttgtgtgggaacttgatttgatgaataaatccatattgttccagACGGATAATATGGGCgtggtttctgctattaattctttatctgcatcatcattaccagttttgcgtttattaagagtactagtcttgaaatgtttaagtatgaatgtatttgtcagggcaaagcatatccctggtaagcttaatttgatagcggattctttatctcgttcacagtggtgtcGCTTTCGAGAATTGGCTCCTCAAGCGGATGTAGCTGGCGCGATGTTTCCGgaccaactttggaagcttgggacggaggattggctgaattaattaaaaaatctttggctccatgtacttggacgtcctatgtatcagtttggagggaatgggaaatgtggttatgtcaatctgaaatcaaagaagggtctgatgatgtcacaggttgcttattggaatggatgtggcattggggaactttgggtttgtcaccatctaatatggaaaaaAGATTGGCGGCCCTAGCTTTTGTCTGTCTGATGTTACAAAAGTTTTTTGGGTACGtcaagttcttaaaggcttgaagaaaaaggcaaaggttagagataagagaaggcctattacattttctttacttaaaattTTTTGGGTAGTATTGGctgagatttgtgcatcaagatttgaagtaatattgttcagaacggcctttgtattggccttttttggggcatttagactttcggaattggtaagccctagcaagaaagtttcaggaggtttacaaaaagaagatgtattatGGAACGAGAGCAGGGTAGAAAtcttactgagaagtagtaaaatgGACatctatgggaaaggcaagaatatagtgctgttccctagtggtggagagatatgtccatgtcaggtaatgatgctttatgggtccatacggcctttgcaagatggccctttgttggttcactcagatggttcctttttgtcacagtatcaatttagagccattttaaaaggttcaattgttttattgggttttaatccattagagttCGGGTCTCACTCattccggattggagctgctactgaagctgctatgttaggtctcagagaggatatagtaaaaaagattggtagatggggttcaagtcgttataaatcctatgttaggcctgatttgagggtataaaaaaaaacaaaaaccttgaatagagcgtatgttttggaatgtttgagctgaaatcatcctgaatactctctttatttcttttattttaggtgtgaggatcgtatgggtgatggggcattcgtttatatactgggccaatgctgaggccagtaagaaaatgggcggccttcagctcgggtgtccagttgatcaatgggaggtcaaatggtttgggattaggggcatgtgcTGGGAAATCTTGTTTCCTGTTTTTCTAGATTATAGCAAAGTTTTTCATCACCCTgatgttttgatagtgcatttggggggaaatgatttaggtatgattcctcaaaaagaattagtgagaagaattaaaagggatttgggcaatataaaggagctttatcccggaataaaaatagtctggtcacagattactcctaggctggtttggagatcagcaAGGGATTATGATAGGTTAGAAAAGAGCCGCAAGAAAgttaacaaaatagttagctctttCGTTAAAAGGTTGGGGGGAGGTgttgttttccacccagatttcgaagtagaaggggctgaggaattctacttaaaagatggtgttcattttaaccaatttgggctgcagctatttctttttgatataaaagaagcattggaaaaaattttgggtttggcgggactgggctgttcggtcagtccagtcggtggcgggggtgctagttcccagacaaatatggtaagcaatatggccaagtgattttgaggattttaagtagttgcctctccatggggtgagtgggcaactggttttataggggcaaggggttccctattaaagtgtaggtgtccttggacggactcaacggggatatagttgagtcgagtttttgaataacggccatcttgttttgtgggtttgggaactagcaccgctgtggggaattgacagttttgattggaatgttatttatgaacatcaggtatgttctgttaaaatgtttgaaaatatttattacacaatatttaacttatgttgttaataaaatggctgcggccaatttttataccaaagttgtgtgtaactccttATTTATAGTAATTATGTTAGCTAATAATTGTTATaaggttaggccggggattgacgactttaaaggtcagggagcccctgggagttcgaagtaacgggaaggggatttgaccgttggaggaattaggcctagtgtgtgattggttggtatctgtaagggggcgggcttagcacgcgctgttacgcttttaaggaaagagcgggagaatctgtcatcagattatttatcaaacctATGTGGAaagttctccctccctccctccctaattttgttttccttccttgtttcgtgtttgtcgcagcaaggcgggggtgctagttcccagacaaatatggtaagcaatatggccaagtgattttgaggattttaagtagttgcctctccatggggtgagtgggcaactggttttataggggcaaggggttccctattaaagtgtaggtgtccttggacggactcaacggggatatagttgagtccagtttttgaataacggccatcttgttttgtgggtttgggaactagcaccgctgtggggaattgacagttttgattggaatgttatttatgaacatcaggtatgttctgttaaaatgtttgaaaatatttattacacaatatttaacttatgttgttaataaaatggctgcggccaatttttataccaaagttgtgtgtaactccttATTTATAGTAATTATGTTAGCTAATAATTGTTATaaggttaggccggggattgacgactttaaaggtcatgcaTTTCATCCTAGTTCTGCAGCTGTTTTAAAATCAGTTCTCCTTTTTTAATGCCTTAAAGGtgacagatactgaagctccgcctctttgtactgggcacCTCCATATTAGAgatcaggtattctcacagcttgtgacagaagcagtgcacactcacagatcagtaaaacTTCCCACTTTTTTACAGCTGTGTCATTTGCTTGGAGTTAGGGTGCATGATGCATCATATAAACTTTActtttttgattttattttatttatttatttacagtttaACAGTTAAACAAAATATAACTCTCAACAATAATATAAAGCAATGCAGCCTTTGCAAAAATGTACAGTCCCTGCTTTGTATCATGTACCCTAACCTGAAGCATAGTATTCAGTTTTCAAAAAGTTGACTACCTCATTGATATGTAAATAAACACTGCTTCTTTCACAGTATGTTAGACTattgtgctccaagatggcagccccattACAAAAAGGTTGATCCACACTATCAGATAATATTTCAGGGGTTAAAACAGGAAAATGGCTTTAAATAGAGCTGTAGCAAAAGGAGGAAAATaaatagcatagtgagtagtaacctttTAAGGGTAGTTGTGTCCAgcaccttaatgtccctttaatgtcctttcaaAGAAAATTCTAGTGGGAAGAACGGTGGTAATATGACCCCAGTAAAGGacataatttgaaatatatttatggaaaaGTATTCTACTTCTAAATGCCTCTGTTATCCATCTGGAAACTCATTCAAAATATGACAGGTTTATGTGCATCATGCATGTCTTTAAGTGGCAGACAGCACTTGACCAACAACATGCAAATTAGTATTGTATGTTTAacttaatgtgtttgtttttttttcatttaagaaATATTGTACTTTCAATATAACTGTTGCATTTTGGTAAATGAGCTTCTAAAATAGTCACTGGGCAAAATTTACTAAAAGCCCTCTCCAATCTCTACAACTTAACCAGCAGCTCCGGTTTATCTAGTTTAGATGCTATTTTAACCAATGGAGAGATGaataagctttagtgaatcagcggcacagaataacataggagctggtgGTCATGAAAAACCTGAAGAGAAAAGGAAACTGGACATTGCTTTTAATAAATTGTGCCCATTGCAGATAATACAAAAATACAAGAATATTGATAAAAAAAGAAATGCGTTAGCAAGCAACAACTTATATCAGTttgttattttatgtcattttattcaAAATTGAAGCATTTTACACATGACAATGCCTAGTATATATCCTGAATCCTTCTGAAGGAGCCAACCTTAGGAGAAACTGCACCCCATTCGGTATATCTTCTGTACTCTCCTGGTCTCAAGTAATATTGTCTTCCTCTATAATTGGGCAGCTCATAGAAAATCCAGTGTCCCTCAAGAACATTGCAAGAGTTAATATCTTCAGAATTAAATTCTTCAAAGACCTTTGGACAATCCTCTTTGAACTCCATTGTATGACCTCTGAATTCTTCCCTCTCATAAATTCTAATACGGAAGACTCCACGGTGCTGCAATGAAATGAAAACAAGATAAGAAACTTAACAATATCAGCACCAAAATGTTTCATAACTTGATTCAGTCAGTAGCTTGGAAGTAATAAAGCTGTAACTGAAATAGCTTTCAGAGAATGAGAGCTATGCATGTTATTTATGAATGCAGTATGATTTAGTAAACTGAAATTATGGTTTTATTTACATTATCCATAATGTTTTATCTATAGTAAGCCTTTAAGGGTACTTGGTTCATTTCATGTAGCTGTTTCCCTTTAATTCATTGGGACTCAAATATCATACTACCAAATGCTTTGTATACAAGACAAACTCTCTGGAATTGCAAAAGTAAGTATAAgtaaccatacctcccaacatttcccagaGGTCTTCAGTAAAAGGGAAGTGAGGGGATTGGTGGTGGCCATCTGTGTTTTGTGCGTAAGGTCACATTGAAAGGGGTGTGGCCTCAGTATTGTTCTGGGCAGGGTTGCAAGGATACTGTCAGTGGGGCAAGGAAAATTCCCTAGAAACAGTTGCCCTAGCTAGAGATACTGAGTGTGGGAAAACAGCAAAACCGCAAAACCCCTGATAATCCTGCAGGATCCGGGACAGTTGGGATGAAGAGAACACAAGTTAAACAGCACTAAGAACATCACATATTGATTTATATTAACTTAGATTGCAGCAGTACAAGGCACCACTATGCAAGGTACCACAGTGGTCTGTAAAAGGGCAACTTGCAATCCCAGCAAGGTTTATTAGGTATAGATCACTGTGTAATCATGCAACGAATGAATGTATAAtttctttataatataaatataaaaaaatttttaagtaTCATGCCCGATTTCTAATtgcaacacataaataaatataggtgcttctaatatttaaaatacattttactagTTTAAAACAGTTGTTTTGTAATGTGATGAAAGGGAAATCAATAACATACAGAGTTTTTAGTGAAATAATGCAAGACTAAGATGAGTTATAGTTTGTGCCTCTTGCAAAAACAAAAATAGACTAGCCAAGAAGTAAAGAATATTAAGATATTGTAGTTCTTACGTTTATTCCTGTAACTTAattatctgtttttttatatcttcaaaaaAAATGTCCTTATTTTGCAATCTGAATATGAGGTAATTTTACTCTATAATTACATGTATTTTTTCTTATTGGGCATTTTTaacttttgaagtttttttttttcaaaggaatGAAGAGAGAAGTGAAATTTTAGGGCCATAGATACGGAAAAGTTCTATAGAGCCAAGTACACCATTCTGTGGAATAAAAGTATGATAAGTATTGTAAGAAAGAGATTACTGGGGATGGAGAAAGCTATgtgtgctaattaaccccttaatgactgaggacgtgcagggtacgtcctcagaaaaaaggcagttaatgcctgagaacgtaccctgcacgtcctcggtctggaaagcagctggaagcgatcctgctcgcttccagctgctttccggttattgcagtgatgcctcaatatcgaggcatcctgcaataacatttttaagccatccggtgcagagagagccactctgtggccctctctgcaccggagattgttggcttaccgcgttggtgggtgggaggctggtgggaggcgggtggtggccatcgatggccttggcgacgtgcaggaggggcgggatcgtgggcgtgggcgaTCGGGGGGGCGCACtgacgcacgcgcgtgcacggaagggcgggggcgggcgcgtgcacggggagggagcgggtgggaaccgctacactacagaaaaaagtaaaaaaaaaaaagcataaaaaagggaataaaagttttttatttattaatcaattaaggtgttggggtttgtctgttaggggggggtgaatctacactacagaatttctatttttgttttaaaaaaacacgtttttttcttgaaactgggtatgtaaatatgctaaaaaaaaaaaaagaacaaattaaaaaaaccttttattttagtactggcagactttctgccagtacttaagatggcggggacaattgtggggtgggggagggaagggagctgtttgggagggatcagggggtctgatgtgtcaggtgggaggctgatctctacactaaagctaaaattaaccctgcaagctccctacaaactacctaattaaccccttcactgctagccataatatacgtgtgatgcgcagcagcatttagcggccttctaattaccaaaaagcaacgccgaagtcatatatgtctgctatttctgaacaaaggggatcccagaaaagcatttacaaccatttgtgccataattgcataagctgtttgtaaataatttcagtgagaaacctaaaattgtgaaaaatttaacgtttttttaaatttgatcgcatatggtggtgaaatggtggcatgaaatataccaaaatgggcctagatcaatacttggggttgtctactacactacactaaagctaaaattaaccatacaagctccctacatgctccctaattaaccccttcactgctgggcataaaacacgtgtggtgcgcagtggcatttagcagccttctaattaccaaaaagcaacgccaaagccatatatgtctgctatttatgaacaaaggggatcccagagaagaatttacaaccatttatgccataattgcacacgttgtttgtaaataatttcagtgagaaacctaaagtttgtgaaaaaatttgtgaaaaagtgaacaattttttttatttgatcgcatttggcggtgaaatggtggcatgaaatataccaaaatgggcctagatcaatactttgggatgtcttctaaaaaaaaaatatacatgtcaatggatattcagggattcctgaaagatatcagtgtcccaatgaaactagcactcattttgaaaaaaagtggtttggaaatagcaaagtgctacttgtatttatggacctataacttgcaaaaaaagcaaagaacatgtaaacattgggtatttctaaactcagaacaaaatttagaaactatttagcatgggatttttttggtggttgtagatgtgtaacagattttgggggtcaaagttagaaaaagtgtgtttttttccattttttcctcatattttataaaaaaaattagagtaaattataagatatgataaaaataatggtatctttagaaagcccatttaatggcgagaaaaacggtatataatatgtgtgggtacagtaaatgagtaagaggaaaattacagctaaacacaaacaccgcaaaaatgtaaaaatagccttggtcccaaacggacagaaaatggaaaagtgctgcggtcattaaggggttaaataaagaaaaaacatgaTAAATAGAAAATATGAAAGGAAGAGAAAATCAAAAAAGAAACATTGGGTGGATAGTAATAGAGACCAGTAGGAACAATAGAACATTAACAATAGAAATGTATAGCTGTATCAGTTTCTCTACTCACTTGTGGTATAATACGACATGAGCTGATGGTATCATTGAGTCCCATCCAGTGCTTGTAATCAGGGTATTCACCCCTCTTAAGGAAGTATTGATGCCCCTCCTGGTTAGCGCGTTCGTACACCATCCAATTACCATTCTCTACTCGTATGGAGTTGCAGCGACTGAAGTGCGAGTGTAGATCAGTACTGTCAGAATTGCACTCATAGGAGCGACCCTGGAAGTTCTTGTCCTCGTAGAAAATGATCTAGAATACAAATGAATTAGTAATACAATACACgtgcttacaatactattaaaccatATGAAATCTAGTTTTAAATTAAAAGTAATTTAACAGTAACATTTAAGTTGTctgtattcattaaaaaaaaatgttattaatggTGTTTCAATAAAATAGAAAGGGGccctatacatatacacaatatatttgcaatgctatttcttaaaaaaaaaattatattccaatATATTCACATTAGCTATTTCTATCTAtgatcattttcattttttttgttaaaaaataccaATATATTTCATTTTTCTATTCAAATCTAATGAATCATCTTAA
This genomic window contains:
- the LOC128638687 gene encoding gamma-crystallin 1-like; amino-acid sequence: MGKIIFYEDKNFQGRSYECNSDSTDLHSHFSRCNSIRVENGNWMVYERANQEGHQYFLKRGEYPDYKHWMGLNDTISSCRIIPQHRGVFRIRIYEREEFRGHTMEFKEDCPKVFEEFNSEDINSCNVLEGHWIFYELPNYRGRQYYLRPGEYRRYTEWGAVSPKVGSFRRIQDIY